Below is a genomic region from Chloracidobacterium sp..
AACGGTGACCGCATCGGCGACCGGGTGTGCGTTCTGCCGCGCGCCTACCAACCCGCCATCGCCAGTTCACCGCGCATTGGCATTACGAAGGGCCGCGATTTGCTTTGGCGGTTTTACATACCCGACGAACCGAGCGTGAGTCGCTTCCGATGACGGTGACACCGATGACACACAACATCCAAAGCGCCGATTTGACGACGATTCTTAGCGCAGTCTGGAGGGCGCTGGAGACCGGCGCGCAGCAGGCGAAGCATCCGTTCCACACGCCGGTCGTGGCCACAGGCGGCGCGAACGACTGCGATGCGCGGGTGGTCGTCCTCCGGCGGGCGTCGCCGGCGTTGCGCGAACTGGCGTTTCACACCGACGCGCGCGCGCCAAAGGTTCGCCTGTTACAAACGTGTCACACAACAGCATGGGTGTTTTATGACCCGGCGGCGAAGGTCCAGGTACGCGCTAAGGGGGTGACCGCCGTTCACATTGGGGATGAGACGGCGGCGCAGGCGTGGTTGCGGACGAAGCTGATGTCACGGCGGTGTTATCTGGCCGAGACCGCGCCGAGTACGCCAGTGGACGAGCCGACCAGTGGGCTTCCGGCGGCGTTGCTTGCGCGGTCGCCGACGGCGGAGGAAAGCGAGGCGGGTTTTGTCAACTTTGCGGTGTGCGTGACGACGGTTGCCCGGTTGGAGTGGCTCTATCTTGCGGCGCGTGGTCATCGGCGGGCCGCCTTCGTTTGGGACGCCGCCGCTGAGCGGTGGCAGGGAACTTGGCTGACGCCGTGAGGGCATGGGCGGCAGGTGTTTCCAGTATGCTTCCTCCACACGTTGACGATTTTGGGTCTTTTCGCTGGGGCGCTCGCCAGCTTTTCGTTTGTGTTTCAGGTGTGGCGGAGTTGGCGCACGAAGTCCGTCAAGGATGTTTCGGCCGGGATATACATTGTGTTCGCAGCCAGCGTCGTTCTCTGGCTGACCTATGGGGTGTTGCGTTGTGACGTGGCGTTGATTGTCTGGAACGCGCTTACGCTGGTGTTGTTCATGGTCATCCTGACGCTGAAGTTTCGTTACGCCCAACGCGCGATAGACTAGAGCAGCTTTCGCATAAGGGTAGCAACGCCCCCGCGAGAATCGCAGCCTGGCGTGCCAACCCGCTACATCTAAAGTGCGCCGGCAGCCTTCGCAGGGTCTGGGCCAACTTGAATAGGTGGATTGCTCCTTCGACGCTTGGCAGACCCTTCGGAGGCGCTCCGACGGCTATGAAGGATGATTTGCGCGGTATTGCCGCCCTGACTGTCGTTACGTTTCACGAAGCCCGTAAGCGTAAGGTGCTTCTGGCGGCTTTTGTGTTGGGGTTGCTGTTTCTGGCACTTTTTGCATGGGGATTCCGCACGACCGTGGTGGAAGCGGCTAGCGTGCCGCCAACCATTCAACGTCTGCAACACAACCTACTGACACTGGCCGGCTTGTATGTCGTCAACTTCCTTGTCGCCGTCACGGCCGTGGCGCTGCCCGTGGACACGCTGTCGGGTGATATCGCTTCTGGTGTCGTCCACACGCTGCTGACCAAGCCGCTGTGCCGGGCGGCGGTTGTCATCGGCAAGTGGCTGGGTTTTCTCGGCTTGCTGACGCTTTACCTGTGTTTCATGGCAGGCGGCGTGTTGCTTGTCGCCCGCCTGACGGCCGGTTACACGCCGCCCAACGCGCCGGCGGCGCTGGCGGCGATGTGGCTCGGGGGCGTCGTCCTGCTGACGATGACCATCGCTGGCGGGACGCGGCTTTCAACCCTCACCAACGGCGTCGTCGTCTTTGGGCTATATGGCGTCGCCTTCATCGGCGGTTGGATGGAACGCATCGGGACGTTGCTCGGCAACGCAACGGCGCGCAACTTGGGCATCGCTTCCAGTTTGCTCGTACCAACGGAGGCGATGTGGCAGTACGCGGCGGCGCTTCTTCAACCGACGCTAGCGCGGCAATTCGGACTGGGGCTGTTTTCCGTGGACTCCACCCCGTCGCCGCTCATGCTTGGCTGGGCTGTTGGATGTGTTCTCGTGAACCTGGCGCTGGCCGTCTGGTGGTTCGAGCGCCGTGACCTATAACTGCACGCCGCAAGAGATTTGCCGTGACCAAAGCCCGGAACGTATGGTGGAACAAAGACCATCCCTTGTTCTTATGGAGTCCTGCCCATGCTCGTCCTTCCCGAACGGCCGCGGCGAAACCGTCGCACCGAGTCCATCCGCCGCATGGTGCGCGAAACATCCCTCACGCCAGCGCACCTCGTCGCTCCGCTTTTCGTTGT
It encodes:
- a CDS encoding ABC transporter permease, with protein sequence MKDDLRGIAALTVVTFHEARKRKVLLAAFVLGLLFLALFAWGFRTTVVEAASVPPTIQRLQHNLLTLAGLYVVNFLVAVTAVALPVDTLSGDIASGVVHTLLTKPLCRAAVVIGKWLGFLGLLTLYLCFMAGGVLLVARLTAGYTPPNAPAALAAMWLGGVVLLTMTIAGGTRLSTLTNGVVVFGLYGVAFIGGWMERIGTLLGNATARNLGIASSLLVPTEAMWQYAAALLQPTLARQFGLGLFSVDSTPSPLMLGWAVGCVLVNLALAVWWFERRDL
- a CDS encoding SemiSWEET transporter gives rise to the protein MTILGLFAGALASFSFVFQVWRSWRTKSVKDVSAGIYIVFAASVVLWLTYGVLRCDVALIVWNALTLVLFMVILTLKFRYAQRAID